A single Venturia canescens isolate UGA chromosome 1, ASM1945775v1, whole genome shotgun sequence DNA region contains:
- the Nep2 gene encoding neprilysin-2 isoform X1 yields MTTSMKQTVIKNPTWWKRRSALERGLTVIAVSGILLCIALAVGIAVVISNSGSCDVPGSRAVPAKTEMLPSTAEALGGQGPRYGIQTVCKPGESKNECNSTGCIHAASRILMNMDPDVEPCDDFYRFACGGFLKRTVIPDDKTSVNTFSVISDELQEQIKGSIKAESEPGERKPFRLVKTLYKSCMNKTAIEAEGLQPLHATLKKLGGWPVLDGDLWNDGDFDWRSSVYKFRDAGYSVDYFIDFSIGVDLKNSTKRVIDLDQAALGLSREYLSKGFEDKIVAAYYSYMVDIAVILGAPKERAMQELKESLRFEMKLANISLPNEKRRNATQLYNPMTLTELTKNYPSIPWKEYFSRLLPPSITIEEDEIAIVDVPSYISNFEKLISETPKRVQANYVMWRAAAASVSYLNDDIRKRQLAYSTAVSGRTERESRWKECVDIVSESLSISVGAMYVRQYFNEDAKKNAVEMVTDIREQFTKILKTVDWMDEKTRRSALEKAASMSSHIAYPDELLDDDKIEKFYENLELSEGNYLESILNLTLFGTEYSFSKLRKPVNKTDWLSHARPAIVNAFYSSIENSIQFPAGILQGAFFDNDRPKYMNYGAIGFVIGHEITHGFDDQGRQFDKNGNLVDWWESSTKENYLERASCIVNQYANYTVEEVGLKLNGINTQGENIADNGGIKEAYLAYNSWAERNGQEAKLPGIDRTPQQMFWISAANTWCSAYRPEALKLRITTGFHSPGEFRILGPLSNMPEFAKDFNCPLGSKMHPKTKCSVW; encoded by the exons AAATCCAACATGGTGGAAGCGCCGTTCAGCCCTAGAACGAGGACTAACGGTGATCGCCGTTTCTGGCATTCTTTTATGCATTGCCCTTGCAGTTGGCATTGCAGTGGTCATATCAAATTCTGGTTCATGTGACGTTCCAGGTTCCAGAGCAG TACCTGCTAAAACAGAGATGCTCCCATCCACAGCCGAAGCTCTGGGAGGTCAAGGACCACGATACGGGATACAAACTGTTTGTAAACCGGGAgaatcaaaaaatgaatgtaaTTCAACGGGTTGCATTCATGCAG CATCCCGGATCCTGATGAACATGGACCCTGACGTCGAACCTTGCGatgatttttatcgatttgcatgCGGCGGCTTCCTCAAGCGAACGGTTATACCCGACGATAAAACCAGCGTAAATACTTTTAGCGTTATTAGTGACGAGTTGCAAGAGCAAATAAAAGGAAGTATCAAGGCTGAAAGCGAACCCGGTGAACGCAAGCCGTTCAGACTCGTTAAGACTCTCTATAAGTCTTGTATGAACAAAA cAGCGATCGAGGCCGAAGGACTTCAACCTCTTCATGCGACTTTGAAGAAACTCGGTGGTTGGCCGGTTCTCGATGGTGATTTATGGAACGATGGTGACTTTGATTGGAGAAGCTCTGTATACAAATTCCGGGATGCTGGATACTCTGTCGATTATTTCATCGATTTCAGCATCGGTgtagatttgaaaaacagcACGAAACGAGTTATCGAT CTTGATCAAGCAGCTCTGGGACTATCTCGCGAATATCTGTCGAAGGGTTTCGAAGATAAAATCGTCGCAGCTTACTACAGTTATATGGTGGATATCGCCGTTATTCTTGGAGCTCCGAAAGAACGTGCCATGCAAGAACTCAAAGAGTCATTGCGTTTCGAGATGAAACTTGCGAAC atttcatTGCCGAACGAGAAACGGCGTAATGCAACTCAACTGTACAATCCGATGACACTTACGGAACTGACGAAAAACTATCCAAGTATACCTTGGAAGGAATACTTTAGCAGATTGTTACCACCATCTATCACCATTGAAGAAGACGAAATTGCAATTGTCGACGTACCGAGTTATATTAGCAATTTTGAGAAGTTGATATCCGAGACTCCAAAAAGAGTTCAAGCAAATTACGTGATGTGGAGGGCTGCAGCGGCTTCTGTAAGCTACCTGAACGATGATATACGTAAAAGGCAGTTGGCCTATTCTACAGCAGTCAGCGGACGTACGGAACGTGAGTCAAGATGGAAAGAATGCGTTGACATAGTTTCCGAAAGTCTTTCGATTAGCGTCGGCGCTATGTACGTACGGCAATACTTCAACGAAGACGCTAAGAAAAATGCCGTCGAAATGGTGACGGACATCAGAGAacaattcacaaaaattttgaaaacg gtcGACTGGATGGATGAAAAAACACGTAGAAGCGCCCTCGAAAAAGCAGCATCTATGTCCAGTCATATTGCTTATCCCGATGAGTTGTTAGACGACGACAAGATCGAAAAGTTTTACGAAAATCTCGAACTCTCCGAAGGCAATTATCTCGAAAGTATTTTGAATCTGACGCTATTTGGAACGGAATACTCGTTCAGTAAACTGCGCAAACCTGTCAATAAAACTGATTGGCTATCCCACGCGAGACCGGCGATAGTTAATGCGTTTTATTCTTCGATCGAGAACAGTATTC AATTTCCCGCTGGTATTCTCCAAGGTGCTTTCTTCGATAACGATCGGCCAAAATACATGAATTATGGTGCCATTGGATTTGTCATCGGTCATGAAATAACCCATGGATTCGACGATCAAGGCCGGCAGTTTGATAAAAATGGCAATCTCGTAGATTGGTGGGAGTCATCAACCAAAGAAAATTATCTCGAGCGTGCGTCGTGCATAGTCAATCAATACGCAAATTACACTGTCGAAGAAGTTGGCCTCAAA TTAAATGGTATTAACACGCAAGGTGAAAATATCGCGGACAACGGCGGAATTAAAGAAGCATACCTTGCATACAATAGTTGGGCTGAGAGAAACGGACAGGAAGCAAAGTTGCCCGGCATCGATAGGACGCCACAACAAATGTTCTGGATAAGTGCAGCGAACACTTGGTGCTCGGCATACAGACCGGAGGCATTGAAACTTCGTATCACTACAGGCTTCCATAGTCCCGGCGAATTCCGAATTTTGGGTCCGTTGTCTAATATGCCCGAATTTGCGAAAGATTTCAATTGCCCTCTGGGGTCCAAAATGCATCCTAAGACGAAATGTTCCGTTTGGTAA
- the Nep2 gene encoding neprilysin-2, translated as MTTSMKQTVIKNPTWWKRRSALERGLTVIAVSGILLCIALAVGIAVVISNSGSCDVPGSRAAEALGGQGPRYGIQTVCKPGESKNECNSTGCIHAASRILMNMDPDVEPCDDFYRFACGGFLKRTVIPDDKTSVNTFSVISDELQEQIKGSIKAESEPGERKPFRLVKTLYKSCMNKTAIEAEGLQPLHATLKKLGGWPVLDGDLWNDGDFDWRSSVYKFRDAGYSVDYFIDFSIGVDLKNSTKRVIDLDQAALGLSREYLSKGFEDKIVAAYYSYMVDIAVILGAPKERAMQELKESLRFEMKLANISLPNEKRRNATQLYNPMTLTELTKNYPSIPWKEYFSRLLPPSITIEEDEIAIVDVPSYISNFEKLISETPKRVQANYVMWRAAAASVSYLNDDIRKRQLAYSTAVSGRTERESRWKECVDIVSESLSISVGAMYVRQYFNEDAKKNAVEMVTDIREQFTKILKTVDWMDEKTRRSALEKAASMSSHIAYPDELLDDDKIEKFYENLELSEGNYLESILNLTLFGTEYSFSKLRKPVNKTDWLSHARPAIVNAFYSSIENSIQFPAGILQGAFFDNDRPKYMNYGAIGFVIGHEITHGFDDQGRQFDKNGNLVDWWESSTKENYLERASCIVNQYANYTVEEVGLKLNGINTQGENIADNGGIKEAYLAYNSWAERNGQEAKLPGIDRTPQQMFWISAANTWCSAYRPEALKLRITTGFHSPGEFRILGPLSNMPEFAKDFNCPLGSKMHPKTKCSVW; from the exons AAATCCAACATGGTGGAAGCGCCGTTCAGCCCTAGAACGAGGACTAACGGTGATCGCCGTTTCTGGCATTCTTTTATGCATTGCCCTTGCAGTTGGCATTGCAGTGGTCATATCAAATTCTGGTTCATGTGACGTTCCAGGTTCCAGAGCAG CCGAAGCTCTGGGAGGTCAAGGACCACGATACGGGATACAAACTGTTTGTAAACCGGGAgaatcaaaaaatgaatgtaaTTCAACGGGTTGCATTCATGCAG CATCCCGGATCCTGATGAACATGGACCCTGACGTCGAACCTTGCGatgatttttatcgatttgcatgCGGCGGCTTCCTCAAGCGAACGGTTATACCCGACGATAAAACCAGCGTAAATACTTTTAGCGTTATTAGTGACGAGTTGCAAGAGCAAATAAAAGGAAGTATCAAGGCTGAAAGCGAACCCGGTGAACGCAAGCCGTTCAGACTCGTTAAGACTCTCTATAAGTCTTGTATGAACAAAA cAGCGATCGAGGCCGAAGGACTTCAACCTCTTCATGCGACTTTGAAGAAACTCGGTGGTTGGCCGGTTCTCGATGGTGATTTATGGAACGATGGTGACTTTGATTGGAGAAGCTCTGTATACAAATTCCGGGATGCTGGATACTCTGTCGATTATTTCATCGATTTCAGCATCGGTgtagatttgaaaaacagcACGAAACGAGTTATCGAT CTTGATCAAGCAGCTCTGGGACTATCTCGCGAATATCTGTCGAAGGGTTTCGAAGATAAAATCGTCGCAGCTTACTACAGTTATATGGTGGATATCGCCGTTATTCTTGGAGCTCCGAAAGAACGTGCCATGCAAGAACTCAAAGAGTCATTGCGTTTCGAGATGAAACTTGCGAAC atttcatTGCCGAACGAGAAACGGCGTAATGCAACTCAACTGTACAATCCGATGACACTTACGGAACTGACGAAAAACTATCCAAGTATACCTTGGAAGGAATACTTTAGCAGATTGTTACCACCATCTATCACCATTGAAGAAGACGAAATTGCAATTGTCGACGTACCGAGTTATATTAGCAATTTTGAGAAGTTGATATCCGAGACTCCAAAAAGAGTTCAAGCAAATTACGTGATGTGGAGGGCTGCAGCGGCTTCTGTAAGCTACCTGAACGATGATATACGTAAAAGGCAGTTGGCCTATTCTACAGCAGTCAGCGGACGTACGGAACGTGAGTCAAGATGGAAAGAATGCGTTGACATAGTTTCCGAAAGTCTTTCGATTAGCGTCGGCGCTATGTACGTACGGCAATACTTCAACGAAGACGCTAAGAAAAATGCCGTCGAAATGGTGACGGACATCAGAGAacaattcacaaaaattttgaaaacg gtcGACTGGATGGATGAAAAAACACGTAGAAGCGCCCTCGAAAAAGCAGCATCTATGTCCAGTCATATTGCTTATCCCGATGAGTTGTTAGACGACGACAAGATCGAAAAGTTTTACGAAAATCTCGAACTCTCCGAAGGCAATTATCTCGAAAGTATTTTGAATCTGACGCTATTTGGAACGGAATACTCGTTCAGTAAACTGCGCAAACCTGTCAATAAAACTGATTGGCTATCCCACGCGAGACCGGCGATAGTTAATGCGTTTTATTCTTCGATCGAGAACAGTATTC AATTTCCCGCTGGTATTCTCCAAGGTGCTTTCTTCGATAACGATCGGCCAAAATACATGAATTATGGTGCCATTGGATTTGTCATCGGTCATGAAATAACCCATGGATTCGACGATCAAGGCCGGCAGTTTGATAAAAATGGCAATCTCGTAGATTGGTGGGAGTCATCAACCAAAGAAAATTATCTCGAGCGTGCGTCGTGCATAGTCAATCAATACGCAAATTACACTGTCGAAGAAGTTGGCCTCAAA TTAAATGGTATTAACACGCAAGGTGAAAATATCGCGGACAACGGCGGAATTAAAGAAGCATACCTTGCATACAATAGTTGGGCTGAGAGAAACGGACAGGAAGCAAAGTTGCCCGGCATCGATAGGACGCCACAACAAATGTTCTGGATAAGTGCAGCGAACACTTGGTGCTCGGCATACAGACCGGAGGCATTGAAACTTCGTATCACTACAGGCTTCCATAGTCCCGGCGAATTCCGAATTTTGGGTCCGTTGTCTAATATGCCCGAATTTGCGAAAGATTTCAATTGCCCTCTGGGGTCCAAAATGCATCCTAAGACGAAATGTTCCGTTTGGTAA
- the LOC122413147 gene encoding neprilysin-2-like isoform X1: MKALVRSLTGIEVSIVFILCISLMTEETVTNINNNFNSTAGYHENLCLTPECLHTASMIQKNIDSSVDPCDNFYGYACGGFIKNTIIPNDEGSVNSYMIIHKIVQERLKAIMQAECVPNEPKHFGLVKKLYKACMNTRAIEARGFEPILKILRYSGGWPVLDGNSWESNEFNWMKSIHKLREAGSSFDYFVKFDVSANPVNNTHRVIILDQPSLGIDSEHVTKDFDTETLKAYYNEMVEFAVMLGADKTRATKELRESLMFEMKLAKISSPREKRRNATQLYNPMTLSQLSKKYPNVKWKEYFNRLLPSSIIVDEEELVIVYEPSYIAHFDKLISQTPKKVQANYVMWRTANTLKNYMSKNLFAGLTDRNTRAEECIPTIAELLPNVVGAMYVKKYFDERSKKNAAEMVMDMRKRFTNILKTLDWMDETTRTEALNKATAMQSHIAYPDELLDDDKLENFYAKLELSGNHYFESVLKVTLFNTEYTLSQLRKPINKTEWLSHGSAAVVNAFYSAVKNSIQFTAGLLQGTLFASDRPKYMNYGAIGFIIGHEITHGFDREGKQFDKDGNLVDWWAPATEEKYLKRVQCIINQYNNYTVREVDLKLNGVNTLSENIADNGGIKIAYQAYSSWAAKNNPEKRLPGIDKTPKQMFWLSAANVWCAKYTREDLRSRVISDVHSPSEFRVLGSFSNMLEFANDFQCPVGSKMNPIKKCSFW; encoded by the exons ATGAAAGCTTTAGTCCGTAGTCTCACGGGAATAGAAGTATCAATTGTCTTTATATTATGTATTTCCTTAATGACAGAAGAAACCGTAACCAATATAAACAACAACTTCAACTCGACTGCAG gttatcatgaaaatttgtgccTGACGCCGGAATGTCTTCATACTG CATCTATGATCCAGAAGAATATAGATTCCAGTGTCGACCCGTGCGACAATTTTTATGGTTACGCCTGCGGTGGGTTCATTAAGAACACAATCATACCTAACGACGAAGGCAGCGTCAACAGCTATATGATCATTCATAAAATCGTACAAGAAAGACTCAAAGCAATCATGCAGGCTGAATGTGTACCAAATGAACCGAAACACTTTGGGCTAGTGAAGAAACTCTACAAGGCGTGTATGAACACGA GAGCAATCGAAGCAAGGGGATTCGAACCTATTCTCAAGATTCTCCGATACTCTGGTGGGTGGCCAGTTCTCGATGGTAATTCGTGGGAGAGTAATGAGTTTAACTGGATGAAATCGATCCATAAACTTCGCGAAGCCGGTTCTtctttcgattatttcgtcAAGTTCGACGTTTCCGCAAATCCGGTAAACAACACTCACCGTGTCATTATT CTTGATCAACCGAGTCTTGGAATCGATAGTGAACATGTTACAAAAGACTTTGACACCGAGACGCTCAAGGCTTATTACAATGAAATGGTGGAATTTGCTGTAATGCTCGGTGCTGATAAAACTCGAGCAACGAAGGAACTCAGAGAGTCGTTGATGTTCGAAATGAAACTGgcaaaa ATTTCATCGCCACGCGAGAAGCGTAGAAACGCAACACAACTGTACAATCCCATGACACTCTCACAACTGTCGAAAAAGTATCCAAACGTGAAGTGGAAGGAATATTTCAATAGATTGTTGCCATCATCGATTATCGTTGACGAGGAAGAACTCGTAATCGTATACGAGCCGAGTTACATAGCTCATTTCGACAAGTTGATATCGCAAACGCCAAAAAAAGTTCAGGCAAATTATGTTATGTGGAGAACTGCCAACACGTTGAAAAATTACATgagcaaaaatttatttgccgGATTAACCGATCGTAATACGAGAGCAGAGGAATGTATTCCTACGATTGCTGAACTTTTACCGAATGTTGTTGGCGCTATGTATGTTAAGAAGTATTTCGATGaacgatctaaaaaaaatgctgccgAAATGGTTATGGATATGAGGAAACGATTCACtaatattttaaaaact TTAGACTGGATGGATGAAACGACACGAACAGAGGCGTTGAATAAAGCGACAGCAATGCAAAGTCATATCGCGTATCCGGATGAGTTGTTGGACGATGATAAACTCGAAAACTTTTACGCTAAACTCGAATTGTCTGGAAACCATTATTTCGAGAGTGTATTGAAGGTAACTCTCTTCAACACCGAATATACGTTGAGTCAGTTGCGAAAACCTATCAACAAAACTGAATGGTTATCTCATGGATCAGCGGCCGTCGTAAATGCGTTTTATTCTGCAGTAAAAAATAGTATTC AATTCACTGCTGGTCTCTTGCAAGGGACTTTGTTTGCGAGCGATCGCCCTAAGTACATGAACTATGGTGCCATTGGATTCATTATTGGCCATGAAATAACACACGGCTTTGACCGCGAAGGCAAGCAGTTCGACAAGGATGGCAATCTAGTTGATTGGTGGGCACCGGCGactgaagaaaaatatctcaaaCGCGTACAGTGTATAATTAATCAATATAATAATTACACCGTTCGAGAGGTTGATTTAAAG CTAAACGGTGTGAATACGTTGAGTGAAAACATTGCAGACAATGGGGGGATCAAAATCGCATATCAAGCCTACAGCAGTTGGGCTGCTAAGAATAACCCAGAAAAACGATTACCTGGAATTGATAAAACTCCGAAGCAAATGTTCTGGTTGAGCGCTGCAAACGTTTGGTGCGCCAAGTATACACGTGAAGATTTACGATCACGTGTAATCTCAGACGTGCACAGTCCTTCCGAGTTCCGAGTTCTCGGCTCATTTTCGAACATGCTAGAATTCGCTAATGACTTCCAATGTCCTGTCGGTTCGAAGATGAATcccattaaaaaatgttcattttggTGA